Proteins encoded within one genomic window of Couchioplanes caeruleus:
- a CDS encoding PSP1 domain-containing protein, translating to MGMLCAVSFTRYGRLYYLDPGEFSPQVGDRVLVPTDDGPEVAECVWAAQWVSEDTDGFPRVAGLADEHDLRRDELLRKRKAEAKVAAKKLIKAHDLPMKVVAVDHVIEQGGAGGNRTTIYFTAPHRVDFRSLVRDLGATLHCRVELRQLSARDSARVQGGIGSCGRDLCCATFLTDFEPVTIRMAKDQDLPLNPLRISGACGRLMCCLKYEHPLYQKFQSSAPAVGSRITTPEGDGRVVGHSVPKDAVVVRLDADGSRCSCSRASVCGPRQAHDEQYN from the coding sequence ATGGGCATGCTGTGCGCGGTCAGCTTCACCCGGTACGGCCGTCTCTACTACCTCGACCCCGGCGAATTCTCGCCGCAGGTGGGCGACCGCGTGCTGGTTCCGACCGACGACGGGCCCGAGGTGGCGGAGTGCGTCTGGGCGGCGCAATGGGTCAGCGAGGACACCGACGGTTTCCCCAGGGTGGCCGGGCTCGCCGACGAGCACGACCTGCGCCGCGACGAACTCCTGAGAAAACGAAAGGCCGAGGCGAAGGTCGCGGCCAAGAAATTGATCAAGGCACACGACCTGCCGATGAAGGTGGTCGCGGTGGACCATGTCATCGAGCAGGGAGGCGCGGGCGGCAACCGCACGACCATCTACTTCACGGCCCCGCACCGCGTCGACTTCCGCTCTCTGGTCCGCGATCTGGGGGCAACCCTGCACTGCCGCGTCGAGCTGCGCCAGCTCTCGGCCCGAGACTCGGCCCGCGTCCAGGGCGGCATAGGCTCCTGCGGGCGCGATCTCTGCTGCGCCACGTTCCTGACCGACTTCGAGCCGGTCACCATCCGGATGGCGAAGGATCAGGACCTACCCCTCAACCCCCTGCGCATCTCCGGCGCCTGCGGACGGCTGATGTGCTGCCTGAAGTACGAGCACCCGCTGTACCAGAAGTTCCAGTCCTCGGCGCCGGCCGTGGGCAGCCGGATCACGACCCCGGAGGGCGACGGCCGGGTGGTCGGCCACAGCGTCCCGAAGGATGCGGTGGTGGTCCGCCTGGACGCCGACGGGTCCCGGTGCTCCTGCAGCCGGGCGTCGGTCTGCGGGCCCCGTCAAGCCCACGACGAGCAGTACAACTAG
- a CDS encoding metallophosphoesterase, protein MTDEEPAPRRPRTGSAEAEPSTARRPVSMDPQELGFTPQRPVGWLAPLLLLNTGLRTLMAILFGAYLDKRELQNALPGESFEQPGTDGELWLDYVSDLGDGFDATYSVAYLLAQPGLEVGGRTLPRGQMLVMGGDQVYPLANGDGYENRMKGPYRAALPEPPAAGPRPTLFALPGNHDWYDGLTAFLRLFARRKDGHIGGWRTQQRRSYFAVKLPADWWLFAIDEQFGAYIDDPQLVYFEKAAGGLGPADRIILMTPSPTWVKAAKKPGAYDSVDYFIRTILAPTGAQVRLLVSGDLHHYARYTGEDRELITCGGGGAYLLATHQLPEKLIVPPRETLTRNASRSREYALASRFPTFSESRRMSWGAFRKIPARNAGFATMLGIIQTLTMLAMAGAAGQAGIFQRLFSIPLVFMMVLILLGTVLFAQPPEASQDKHARHWILGLVHGFAHIALAAGGSWLWLRLPFHEWSWPGPLVVAAILYGPVIALLATQLLTLYLLIASLFDVNVNELFAGQGIEDSKSFLRMHIAADGTLTIHPLGVDKICHRWKADPHGAPDSSWLHPVTSLRACAIEPPIVVD, encoded by the coding sequence GTGACCGATGAAGAGCCCGCCCCGCGCCGCCCGCGCACCGGGTCCGCCGAGGCCGAGCCGTCCACCGCGCGCCGCCCGGTCAGCATGGATCCCCAGGAGCTCGGCTTCACTCCCCAGCGGCCGGTGGGCTGGCTGGCGCCGCTGCTGCTGCTCAACACCGGCCTGCGCACGCTGATGGCGATTCTGTTTGGCGCCTACCTCGACAAGCGGGAGCTGCAGAACGCGCTGCCCGGCGAGTCGTTCGAGCAGCCGGGGACCGACGGCGAGCTCTGGCTCGACTACGTGTCGGATCTCGGTGACGGCTTCGACGCGACCTACTCGGTGGCGTACCTGCTGGCGCAGCCGGGTCTTGAGGTCGGGGGCCGGACGCTGCCGCGGGGCCAGATGTTGGTGATGGGCGGCGACCAGGTCTATCCGCTCGCCAACGGCGACGGGTACGAGAACCGGATGAAGGGGCCGTATCGGGCCGCTCTTCCCGAGCCGCCGGCCGCAGGGCCCCGGCCCACGCTGTTCGCCCTGCCCGGCAACCATGACTGGTACGACGGGTTGACCGCCTTCCTGCGCCTCTTCGCCCGGCGCAAGGACGGCCACATCGGGGGGTGGCGGACCCAGCAACGCCGGTCGTACTTCGCCGTGAAGCTGCCCGCCGACTGGTGGCTGTTCGCGATCGACGAGCAGTTCGGTGCGTATATCGACGATCCTCAGCTTGTGTATTTCGAGAAGGCGGCCGGCGGACTCGGGCCCGCGGACCGGATCATCCTGATGACGCCGTCGCCGACCTGGGTCAAGGCCGCGAAGAAGCCCGGAGCGTACGACTCGGTCGACTACTTCATCCGGACGATTCTGGCCCCCACCGGGGCGCAGGTGCGACTGCTCGTCTCCGGCGACCTACACCACTACGCGCGCTACACCGGCGAGGACCGAGAGCTCATCACCTGTGGCGGCGGCGGGGCGTACCTGCTGGCGACGCATCAGCTCCCGGAGAAGCTGATCGTGCCTCCCAGGGAGACGCTGACCCGCAACGCGAGCCGCAGCCGGGAGTACGCGCTGGCGTCCCGGTTTCCCACCTTCTCGGAGTCGCGCCGGATGAGCTGGGGAGCCTTCCGGAAGATCCCCGCGCGCAACGCGGGCTTCGCGACCATGCTGGGCATCATCCAGACCCTGACCATGCTGGCGATGGCGGGCGCCGCCGGGCAGGCCGGGATCTTCCAGCGTCTCTTCAGCATCCCGTTGGTCTTCATGATGGTGCTGATCCTGCTGGGCACCGTGTTGTTCGCCCAGCCACCGGAGGCCAGTCAGGACAAACATGCCCGGCACTGGATTCTGGGTCTGGTGCACGGCTTCGCCCACATCGCGCTCGCCGCCGGCGGCTCCTGGCTGTGGTTGCGCCTGCCGTTCCACGAGTGGTCCTGGCCGGGCCCGCTGGTCGTCGCGGCCATTCTGTACGGGCCGGTGATCGCGCTTCTGGCCACCCAGCTCCTGACGCTGTATCTGCTGATCGCCAGCCTCTTCGACGTGAACGTCAACGAGCTGTTCGCGGGCCAGGGCATCGAGGACTCGAAGAGCTTCCTCAGGATGCACATCGCGGCGGACGGCACTCTGACGATCCACCCCCTGGGCGTCGACAAGATCTGCCACCGGTGGAAGGCGGACCCGCACGGCGCTCCGGACTCCTCCTGGCTCCATCCGGTCACATCCCTGCGGGCCTGCGCCATCGAGCCGCCGATAGTGGTGGACTAG